In Deinococcus aerolatus, one DNA window encodes the following:
- a CDS encoding class I SAM-dependent methyltransferase: MPLLSFTLEPLSTIIPAVRAALAGGGEVTLDVPDPDVGVGLYAGEPGAAGRHRAWSVWADLADALGAHLLTPGKTGPGRVSFGLRLYASTPAPDADGYGPDGEWSRVDKLEDPELLLTLVEALRRIDPPAGGRVLALGVNTGRELDALALAFPDRPFDVVGVDTDASALATARGRHPAFTFLHLDVTRLPHPELGQFDLILALSLLQSPGVRRDVLLSALRRHHLTDTGGLVLGFPNARYRDGTLSYGARMKNFARPDLSLLCADVTDTRRDLQKRGFQVFVTGKYEVLVTALPVGRRVGRCLEL; this comes from the coding sequence ATGCCTCTTCTCTCGTTCACCCTGGAACCGCTGTCCACCATCATTCCTGCCGTGCGTGCAGCGCTGGCCGGTGGGGGAGAGGTCACGCTGGACGTGCCTGATCCCGACGTGGGTGTGGGCCTGTATGCCGGCGAGCCGGGCGCGGCAGGCCGCCACCGCGCCTGGAGTGTGTGGGCAGACCTGGCCGACGCGCTGGGCGCGCACCTGCTGACGCCCGGGAAGACCGGGCCGGGCCGGGTGAGCTTCGGCCTGCGCCTATATGCCTCCACGCCTGCACCGGACGCGGACGGTTACGGTCCAGACGGCGAATGGTCACGGGTGGACAAGCTGGAAGACCCTGAGCTGCTGCTGACACTGGTTGAGGCCCTGCGGCGGATTGATCCCCCAGCAGGTGGGCGCGTGCTGGCGCTGGGGGTCAACACCGGGCGTGAGCTGGACGCCCTAGCCCTAGCGTTTCCCGATCGGCCGTTTGACGTCGTGGGTGTGGATACCGACGCCTCGGCACTGGCCACGGCACGCGGCAGGCATCCGGCCTTCACCTTTCTGCACCTGGACGTGACCCGGCTGCCGCACCCGGAGCTGGGTCAGTTTGACCTGATTCTCGCCCTCAGTCTGCTCCAGAGTCCGGGCGTGCGGCGCGACGTGCTGCTGTCGGCGCTGCGCCGCCACCACCTGACCGACACCGGCGGGCTGGTGCTGGGCTTTCCCAATGCCCGCTATCGCGACGGCACCCTGAGCTACGGCGCACGCATGAAGAACTTTGCCCGCCCGGACCTGAGCCTGCTGTGCGCCGACGTGACCGATACCCGCCGTGATCTGCAAAAGCGAGGCTTTCAGGTGTTCGTGACGGGCAAGTACGAGGTGCTGGTGACCGCTTTGCCTGTGGGTCGGCGGGTGGGCCGCTGCCTGGAACTGTAG